In Syntrophus gentianae, the sequence GCTGCGGAATAATTTTCAACGCGGACTGGTGCTAAAGAATGCTTTGCAGGTGAATCAAGCGACGCGTGACATCATTGTGGCGCCATTGTAAGGGTAGTTGAATTTCGCACCGATTTCTTGAAGTTCTTGCCAAAAACCGTGTCAAGAACTTTTTTCAAAGAACACAAAATAAATTATGCTGAACAGTTACTATTTTTTAACCTATTTGAAAAACAATCACTTGATCACAAGAATATTTGCCCTGAAATTTTTCCCGTCTTGAATATTTTGTGAATGGAGTATACCGGAGTATATCTGCGTGTCTTTAATCCCGCCCTTTTTTCTGCAATGATCCCACCAACAATCAAATCCTTTTAAGAGCGCTCCCACCCGATCTTTCCTGATCCACCGGCCGGGAGCGCCTCAAGCGGAACGTCCATGGCCTACAGCGAAACAGATCTGTCCAATCTCGAAGCCGCCATCATCGCCCTGGCCACCGGTTCCAGGAAGGTCCGTGTGGCCATGGGCGACAAAATCGTGGAGTTCAGCGACACCGACCTGGACAAGCTCAAGTCGCTCCGCAGAGACATGATGGCCGAACTTCCCGGCACTGCAAACCAACGATACTTCCTCACCACCACGGGAAAGGGCCTGTAAATGGAGCCATGCCTTCGCATCCTGGACAGCCGGGGAAACAGGATTCCCTTGTCCGCCGTTTCGGAGCAGCCCTTCGAAGGCGCGGCCACGGGCCGACGGATGAACACCTGGGGAACCTCCACGGTCGGCCCCAACACAAGCCTCTATTCCTCCCTCAACCGGCTCCGTTCCCGTTCCAGGGAACTCATCCGCAACAATCCCCTGGTCCAGGGCGGGGTGGACAGCTACGTCGCCAACGCCATCAGCGCCGGCATCTTCCCCCGCTGGCAGCTTGGGGACCAGGACCTCTGGGAGGAGTTCGTCCCGAAGGCCGACTACTATGGCGCATGCAGCTTCTACGGACTGCAGTCGCTCGTCTTCAACGGCCTGATCGACGCCGGGGAGATCCTTTCCCGCAAGGTGAACCGCAGCATGTCCGAGGGCCTGCCCGTTCCCCTGCAGATCCAGCTCATCGAGGCGGATCACCTCGATGAAACGTACACAACCCTCGCCCCGAACGGAAACGAGATCCGCATGGGCATCGAACTGGACCGGGAAAACCGCCGGAGGTTTTACTGGCTCTGGTCGGAGCATCCCGGAGAATCCTTTCTCACCAGCCGCAATATCAACCGGAGGATATCCGTTCCGGCCCGGGAGATCGACCATGTCTACCGGCCTATCCGGGCCGGGCAGATGCGGGGCCGTCCCTGGCTGGCGAGCATTATCGTGAAGATCCACGAATACGACCTGTACGACGACGCCGAACTGGTGCGCAAGAAAGGGGCGGCCATGTTCGGGGGATTCATCGAGGAGGACGCCGTCCAGATCGACCCGGCCAATTACTTCGGGAAAAAAAAGGATCCCGACAGTGACAGCCGCAAGGTCCTCGCCCTGGAACCGGGGACCTTCCCCATTCTCCCCCAGGGGAAGAAGGTCCATTTCTCCGAACCCGCCGACGTGGGAGCCAGTTACGAGATGTGGACCCGGCAGCAGCTCCGCCAGATCGCCACGGGCCTGGGGATCACTTACGAACAGCTCACGGGGGATCTCACCGGGGTCAACTACTCCTCCATCCGGGCCGGACTGCTGGAGTTCCGCCGGAGGGTCCAGCAGCTCCAGTTGGAGATCCTGATCTTTCAGTTCTGCCAGCCCGTGGCGGAGGCCTTCCTGGACGCCGCAGTCCTTTCCGGCATCCTGGGAATACGCGACTATTACCGCAACAGGCGGAATTACGTCAAAATCCAGTGGCGCCCCGACGGCTGGCCCTGGGTGGATCCGGTCAAGGACCAGCTCGCCGAACAGATGGCCGTGCGCAACGGCTTCAAGAGCAGAGCCCAGGTTGTGGCGGAGCGCGGCGGAGATGTGGAGACCGTGGACCGTGAGATTGCTGAGGACAACGCCCGGGCCGACAGGTTCGGCCTGGTCTACGACAGCGATCCCCGATACATGACGAAATCCGGTGTGGTCCAGAAGGCCGAAGAAACGGTCCTTGCCGCTACGGCACAGACGGAGTGAATCCCTCATGAACAGAGCAGCCTCTTTCGTCCATAACCTCTTCAACAAGCCCCTGCTGATCTCGCCCGCCTTCGAGGATGCCCTGGTCCGTTCGGCTGAATTGCTGCTGAAGGGTGGATCATTTCCCCCGGCAAGTCTACGCCTTGAATCATCAACGCAGGGAGCCGGCAGGCAGTCCAAAGAAGGCGTGGCCGTCATCCCGATCCACCATTACCTCTCCTATCGGTACAACGAGGTCATGGACTACTTCTATGGCAACACCTCCTACGAACAGATCCGGAGGGGTTTTCAGGAGGCCCTTGCCGATCCGTCCGTCAAGGCGATCGTTTTCGACATCAACAGCCCCGGCGGCGAGGTGGACGGCCTGTTCGACCTGGTGGACGAGATATGTTCGGCACGAGGCCAGAAGCCGATCTACGCGGTCTTCAACGAGTCCGGCTTTTCCGCGGCCTTCGCCATCGCTTCGGCGGCGGATAAACGCTACATCTCCCGCACCGGCTCCTCCGGCTCCGTGGGGGTGGTGGTCATGCACCTGGACCAGAGCGGCTGGAACGAGAAGATGGGCCTGGTCTACACCCCGATCTACGCCGGAGCCCGCAAGGTGGATTTCTCCCCTCACGCCGCCCTGTCCCCGGAAGCCATGGCCGTCGCCCAGGAGAGCGTCAACGCGGTCTACGACCTCTTCGTCGGAACCGTATCCCGCAATCTCAGCCTGACACCTTCTGCGGTAAAGGCAACGGAGGCGGGCATCTACCAGGGGAAGAAGGCCGTCGAGATCGGCTTCGCCGATTCCGTCCTATCCTGGAATCAGTTCATGACCAGAATTTCAAACCGTAAATATGGAGGCATTATGAAAGCAGAATTGGAACAGATCTTCAACGACATGCGCGACCGCCTGACGGCCCTGGTCGGAGGGACTCACCCCGAGGTCGTTACGAAGGCAGACACGGAGAAGCTGGTGGCCACGGCGGAGGAAGCCGCAAAGAAGGAAGGCTTCGAGACCGGCAAGGCCGAAGGCCTGGAGGCCGGAAGACAGGAAACCCAGAACCGGGCGATTGAAATCCTCGAGGCCTGCGCCCTGGCAGGAATGGAGAAGGAAGCCCTGGGCTACATCCAGGATGCCAAGCTCAGTGTCGATAATGTCCGGGGAAAGATTGTCGAGGCCCAAGCCGCCGCCGCGGAGAGAACCAGAATCTCCAGCACCGTAAGTGCCACCTCGACGGGAGAGGTCAATCCCCTTCTGGTAAACGCCCGGCAGCGGGCCGAAACAGCGAACGCCGCAGCCGGAAAACGATAGGATCCGGACACTAAAACAGAAAGGAGATTCTTCATTATGGGCAGTCAGACACAGGGCAACACCCTTCAAGACATCCTCAAGTGGGAACAGGAAAATCACTTCTCCCGGGAGGCCGTCACCGTCCTCTCCGGGCAGAACCTCTCCCTGGGGGTTGTCATCGGAAAAATCACCAAAAGTATCCCCGCCTCGGGAACACCCGACAGCGAAAACAGCGGCGCCGGGACCATCACCTCTGTAACCGGAGGAGCCAGAACCAAGCCGGGGACCTACACCCTGACCTGCAAAAGCTACACGGCAAGTCCCCTGGCCGCCGTCATCGAGGTGAAGGACCCCGACGGCAACGCCCTGCCTGACGCCGGGATCGGGGGTTACAGTAATGCCCAGATCAACTTCACCGTGGCCGACGGGAGCCCCGTCATCGCCGCAGGCGACATCTGGACCATTGAGGTGGCGGAAGGGTCCGGAAGCGTCAGGGCATTGAATCCAGCCGGCGTGGACGGATCCCAGGAGGCTCACGGATTTGTCATTGACGACTACGACGCCACCGACGGAGCCCTCTCCGGGGTGGCCATTGCCCGGGACGCCGTCATCGTTGCCGACGACCTGGACTGGCCGACGGGGATAACCAATGACCAGAAGGCGACCGCCCTGGATCAGCTGGCCGCCAGGGGCATCGTCACTCGCCAGGAAGCATAAATATAGAACAACTCCCAAGGAGGTAATCCGACCATGATACTCAACCCCTTCGATACCGACGCCTTCAACATGGTGTCGCTGACCAACGCCATCAATATCCTGCCCAACAACTACGGCAGGGTAAGAGAACTCGGCCTCTTCCCCGGAAAGGGCGTAAGGACCAGAACCGTGATCGTAGAGGAGCAGAACGGTATTCTCAATCTGCTGCCCACTCTCCCCCCGGGCGCACCCGGAACCCAGAACAAGATGGGGAAACGTACCGTCCGGTCCTTCACCATCCCCCATATTCCCGTGGACGATGTCATCCTTCCCCAGGAATACGAAGGCATCCGGGCCTTCGGGACGGAGTCGGAAATCGCCGCACTGGCCCAGGTGATGAACGACCACCTGCAGACGGCGAAGAACAAGTTCGCCATCACCCTGGAGCATCTCCGCATGGGAGCCCTCAAGGGAATCATCCTCGATGCCGACGGGAGCACCATCTACAACCTCTATACCGAATTCGGGATAACACAGAAGACGGTCAGTTTCGCCCTGTCGAACTCTTCGACGAACGTCGCCTCCAAGTGCCGGGAAGTCACCCGCCACCTGGAGGACAACCTCAAGGGCGAGGTCATGACGGAAGTCCGCTGCCTGGTGGATGAAGGATTCTTCGACGCCCTGATCGCCCACGAGAGCGTCAAGGAGGTCTTTCTGAACCACTCCGCCGCCGTTCAGTACCTCGGCGGGGATCCCCGCAAGGAGTTCAAGTTCGGCGGCATCACCTTCGAGGAGTACCGTGGCTTCGCCACGGATCTGGAGGGTAACTCACGCCAGTTCATCGCTGACAACGAAGGACATGCCTTCCCCATGGGGACGATGAACACCTTCCAGACGCTCTTCGCCCCGGCGGACTTCAACGAGACGGTCAACACCATGGGCCTGGAGCTCTACGCCAAGCAGGAAGAACGGAAGTTCGGACGGGGCGTCGATCTCCACGCCCAGAGCAATCCCCTGCCGATCTGCTACCGGCCCGGGGTCCTGGTGAAGGTGACCAAGGGCTGATTCCCTTAATTTTTGAAAGAGGCGGACATGGGCGAGGCACCGTTTATCCTGAAAGAGAAGGACTGGGAGAAGGCGACTCCCGAACAGCGGGACTGGTACATCTACAACGCGATCCTGGCCCTGAGCGCCCGTGTCGACACCGTGGAGAAAGGGGCCTGGTTTCATCGGGGGGCCTCCTTCATAGGCGGTCTCGTCGGAGGAATCGCTGCCGCCCTGGGCTTGAAACTGTCTTAGGAGAACAACATGAAACCTTTCGATTACGCCTTCGAGCAGACTCTCTGCCTGGAGGAAGGCTACAGCGACGATCCCGCCGATCGGGGTGGAAAGACCAACTGGGGGATCACCGAGGCGACGCTCAAAGATGCCTGTACCCGGGGGATCGTTCCCACCCGGGATGTGGCGTCTCTGTCCAAGGATCAGGCCCGGCTGATCTACAAGGCGGAATACTGGGACGCTTTGAAACTCGATTCGGTCATCTCTCCGGCCATCGTCGCGGAGATCTTCGACACGGAGGTCAACATGGGCAGATCAGCCGCTGTGAAGATCATCCAGGAGGCTCTTAATTACCTTGGCGAATCCCTGGCCGTGGACGGTGTCATGGGAATGAAAACACTGGCGGCGCTCAACAAATGGTCATCCAAGGATGAACGGGCTCTCTTCGTCTGCCTCAACGGATTCCAGTTCATGCGCTACGTGGGGATCGTGGAAATGAACGCAAGTCAGAAACGTTTTTCCCGTGGCTGGACAAAACGAATCCAGACCTACAAGGAGGGATGATCATGGCTTTTGATCCTTTGACCGCTATTACGAGCATTATTCAGACCGGACTGGACAAGTTCCTCCCTGACAAGATGTCCGAGGCGGAGAAGGTCAAGCTGCAGAGCGAGATGACCATGTTCGTCATGAGCCAGGCGTCCGGCGAGGACAACAAGTTCCGGGAGTTTGTCCTGGCCTACGAGGGGGACGCGGCGGCTCTTCCGAAGCCTCTGCTCTATCTGCGCAGCATGATCCGCCCAGCCTTCACGATCCTGGTGGGCTATCTGGACTTTGTCTATTTTACCGCTGCTTCGCCATGGACAGGAGAACGCGGCGACCTGTTGAAGGCAGTCAACATGATTATCCTCCTCTTCTGGTTTGGGGAGCGCGCCATCACCAATTCAGGGATCCTCGACATCCTGAAAAAGCGAGTGGAGAAGTAAGGGACATGCCAGACGAGATCGACCAGGCGCAGCATCATGATGAGTTATTCCGGGAGCAGGCGTTGAGCTCCCATTATAACCGGGTGAGGAAGAAAGCCGGCCTGCACCGCAGCCTTGCGGGCGGGACCGGTTGTTCGGAATGTATCGATTGCGGGGAGCCGATCGAGCCGGCACGGTTAGCCGTCATGCCGAATGCGATCCGCTGCTTGGACTGCCAGTCGAGGCATGAACGCCTCTACGGGAGGAATTCATAATGGGGATAAAAGAAGACATGGCCGCCGCCCTGCCGGAGATGTTCGAGGTCCTGGGTGAGCCGGCGACCTTCAGCCCTTCGGGAGGAACTCCGGCTGCCTGCCACATCCTCATCGATTTCAATGTCGATCTGCAGCCGGATGGATTCCAGTCAACCGCCTGGCAGCGTTCAACGGTCATCGAGGCCGTCTTGTCGGACATCGGGAGCGAGCCAAACCGGGGCGATGTCTTCAGGTACAACGGCATGGACTATACCGTTCAGAAGGTCACCTTCAATGACGGCCTGTCCGTGAAAGTGGCGGTGACCCCGTGATCAGGATCTCCATCGATCCCATCGACCAGGCCAGGGTTAGGAAACTCCTCTCTGGGATGAAAAACATCGGCGAAAGGGTCCTCTCCCGCAGCTTGAACAAAACCATTACCGGTGTCAAGACGGACGCCTCGACGGAGATCCGCCAGGAGCTGAACGCCAAGAAAGCGGCCGTGGATGAAACCTTTACGCTGAACAAGGCGACGATCAAGAAGCTCTCTGCCTCCATCGTCAGCACCGGCAAGCCCCTGGCTCTGATCGATTTCGTGGGCACCAGGCAGACCAACAAGGGCGTCTCCGTCCTGGTCAAGAAGACCGGCGCCAGGAAGATCATCACGGGAGCCTTCATCACTACGCTGAAGGAAGGACACAAGGGCGTGTTCTGGCGCAATTGGCACGGTGTGAAAAGGACAAAAAGTACAAAAATCAAATACGGCGCCCTGCCTAAAACGTACCGACTACCCATGTCCGAGCGATTCGGCCCCCGGGTGCCTGATATCTTGGGAAACGATTCAGTTATGGGAACTGTACTGAAAAAGGCTTCAGACCGGCTCCATACGAACATCGAAAGCGAACTGAACTACGAACTAGGAAAGCTCAAATGAGCGACACGATCCGCGAAATCATCATCACGGACTTCATAACCCGCCTGGCCGTCATAACGACAGCCAACGGGTACAACACAAACATCGGCGGTAATGTTCTCAGAGCTCAGAAGACCGTGGACCCGGAAGATCTCCCCTGCTGCGTCGTCTGGCCGCAACCGGAAACCAGTCTTCCCTCATACGGGAAGAACGACTGCACGATGCCCATCCGCATCGAAGGCCTAGCCGAATTCGGCTCGTACAATCCCTCGGCCGTCTCCGAGCAGATCCTGGGGGACATGAAGAAATGCCTTTTCCAGCCCGCCAACACCTCTTCGAGGTCGCCTTCCGGATGGGTCAGGTCTCCCGACTATTTCGACTCCCTGACCTATTCCGGCGGCGGGACGGATGCCTATCCCGAGGAGGGGCAGAAGACCGTGGGGGCCTCTATTCTCGTGGAGGTCGGTTACACGGAAAGAATCGGAGATCCGTACTCGCAATAAGAATTTCTGGAGGAACAGATGCCTGGCTGCATTCGAGTGGAGGCCCCGATCACGATCGTCGAGGGCGGGACCTTTGATCAGATCTTTCAATGGAAGTCTGGGTCTCCCGCCGAGGTCGTTGACCTGACGGGATATTCGGCAAAGATGCAGGTACGCTCTTTGGTCAAATCCGCAACCGCCCTGATCGATGTTCCCAATGCGACGGTCTCCTGGGAGGCGGATGGAGACACGGGCGTCTACATCTTCGACGATTCGGAAAGCCCCGCAACGGGAAACTGGAAGTGGCGGGTTTACATCAATGAAACGGACACCGAGGGGATCTGCGCGAGCCACGCCGACATTTCGGGAGTCTACGACCTCTTCCTCTATAACGCCGACGGAGAGGCCGTCCTGCAGCAATACGGGGCCGCCTACCTCATGGCGGCCTGCACGAGGAGCGCATAGCAGTGGCTGACGAACTGTTTATCACGACAACCACGGAAGTCTCAATCCTCACCGAGACACCGGCTGAGGCCCAGCTTGTCGAGACAAGTGCGGAGGAAAACTATTCCTTCACGACGTCAGAGTCTCCTGCGTCCGTGATCGAAACGGAACTTCCCGCGGAAGTGGTTCTTGAAACGGAAACGGCAGATCCTCAGACCATCCGGATTGAAACGACAGGTCCACAGGGCTCTCCCGGTGAGAAAGGCGAAAAGGGAGACAAAGGTGATCCGGGAGATCCCGGCCTTACCGCTGGATCTGCGGACGGAGACTTCCTCCGGTACGATGCCGAGACGGGAACCTGGCTTCCGGAAAGCGCAGTAGCCACCCTGGTGGAGTTCAAAGCGGACACGGACATTGCAGGTGCCGTTTCAAATTACCACGCCCCGGGATCGGACAATCAGGACCTTTCCGGCTACATGACGAAGGCGGCCAACCTCTCCGATCTGGAGAACGCAGAGACGGCCAGGACAAATCTCGGCGTTCCGACCCTTACCGAAGTCAAGACGGATTCCGACATCGCCGACACCCTGGCCAAAAGGCACGGCAACTCCCTCGACCACGCCCAGGGGACGGACCAGTACCTCGATTGCGGCGGATCTAACCAGGTCACTGCCGCCCAGGTGAAGAGCGCCGTCTCCAACTCCCACGCCCCGGGGTCGGACAATCAGGACCTCTCCGGCTTGATGGCCAAGAGCGCCAATCTCTCCGATGTCTCGGATGCGGCAACAGCCCGGACAAATCTAGGCGTGCCGACCCTTGCCGAAGTCAAATACGACAGCGACATCGCCGACGGCCTGGCCAAGAGACACAGCAACTCTCTCGATCACACCCAGGGAACGGACCAGTACCTCGATTACGGCGGTTCGAACCAGGTCACAGCCGCCCAGGTGAAGAGCGCCGTTTCGAACGCCCATACCCCGGGGTCGGACAACCAGGACCTATCCGGTTATGCGACGAAGAATGAAGTGGCCGCCAGA encodes:
- a CDS encoding head-tail joining protein gives rise to the protein MGIKEDMAAALPEMFEVLGEPATFSPSGGTPAACHILIDFNVDLQPDGFQSTAWQRSTVIEAVLSDIGSEPNRGDVFRYNGMDYTVQKVTFNDGLSVKVAVTP
- a CDS encoding S49 family peptidase, with translation MNRAASFVHNLFNKPLLISPAFEDALVRSAELLLKGGSFPPASLRLESSTQGAGRQSKEGVAVIPIHHYLSYRYNEVMDYFYGNTSYEQIRRGFQEALADPSVKAIVFDINSPGGEVDGLFDLVDEICSARGQKPIYAVFNESGFSAAFAIASAADKRYISRTGSSGSVGVVVMHLDQSGWNEKMGLVYTPIYAGARKVDFSPHAALSPEAMAVAQESVNAVYDLFVGTVSRNLSLTPSAVKATEAGIYQGKKAVEIGFADSVLSWNQFMTRISNRKYGGIMKAELEQIFNDMRDRLTALVGGTHPEVVTKADTEKLVATAEEAAKKEGFETGKAEGLEAGRQETQNRAIEILEACALAGMEKEALGYIQDAKLSVDNVRGKIVEAQAAAAERTRISSTVSATSTGEVNPLLVNARQRAETANAAAGKR
- a CDS encoding major capsid protein; the protein is MLNPFDTDAFNMVSLTNAINILPNNYGRVRELGLFPGKGVRTRTVIVEEQNGILNLLPTLPPGAPGTQNKMGKRTVRSFTIPHIPVDDVILPQEYEGIRAFGTESEIAALAQVMNDHLQTAKNKFAITLEHLRMGALKGIILDADGSTIYNLYTEFGITQKTVSFALSNSSTNVASKCREVTRHLEDNLKGEVMTEVRCLVDEGFFDALIAHESVKEVFLNHSAAVQYLGGDPRKEFKFGGITFEEYRGFATDLEGNSRQFIADNEGHAFPMGTMNTFQTLFAPADFNETVNTMGLELYAKQEERKFGRGVDLHAQSNPLPICYRPGVLVKVTKG
- a CDS encoding glycoside hydrolase family 108 protein gives rise to the protein MKPFDYAFEQTLCLEEGYSDDPADRGGKTNWGITEATLKDACTRGIVPTRDVASLSKDQARLIYKAEYWDALKLDSVISPAIVAEIFDTEVNMGRSAAVKIIQEALNYLGESLAVDGVMGMKTLAALNKWSSKDERALFVCLNGFQFMRYVGIVEMNASQKRFSRGWTKRIQTYKEG
- a CDS encoding gpW family head-tail joining protein, with protein sequence MAYSETDLSNLEAAIIALATGSRKVRVAMGDKIVEFSDTDLDKLKSLRRDMMAELPGTANQRYFLTTTGKGL
- a CDS encoding head decoration protein translates to MGSQTQGNTLQDILKWEQENHFSREAVTVLSGQNLSLGVVIGKITKSIPASGTPDSENSGAGTITSVTGGARTKPGTYTLTCKSYTASPLAAVIEVKDPDGNALPDAGIGGYSNAQINFTVADGSPVIAAGDIWTIEVAEGSGSVRALNPAGVDGSQEAHGFVIDDYDATDGALSGVAIARDAVIVADDLDWPTGITNDQKATALDQLAARGIVTRQEA
- a CDS encoding phage tail protein, which translates into the protein MIRISIDPIDQARVRKLLSGMKNIGERVLSRSLNKTITGVKTDASTEIRQELNAKKAAVDETFTLNKATIKKLSASIVSTGKPLALIDFVGTRQTNKGVSVLVKKTGARKIITGAFITTLKEGHKGVFWRNWHGVKRTKSTKIKYGALPKTYRLPMSERFGPRVPDILGNDSVMGTVLKKASDRLHTNIESELNYELGKLK
- a CDS encoding TraR/DksA C4-type zinc finger protein, with the protein product MPDEIDQAQHHDELFREQALSSHYNRVRKKAGLHRSLAGGTGCSECIDCGEPIEPARLAVMPNAIRCLDCQSRHERLYGRNS
- a CDS encoding phage portal protein; translation: MEPCLRILDSRGNRIPLSAVSEQPFEGAATGRRMNTWGTSTVGPNTSLYSSLNRLRSRSRELIRNNPLVQGGVDSYVANAISAGIFPRWQLGDQDLWEEFVPKADYYGACSFYGLQSLVFNGLIDAGEILSRKVNRSMSEGLPVPLQIQLIEADHLDETYTTLAPNGNEIRMGIELDRENRRRFYWLWSEHPGESFLTSRNINRRISVPAREIDHVYRPIRAGQMRGRPWLASIIVKIHEYDLYDDAELVRKKGAAMFGGFIEEDAVQIDPANYFGKKKDPDSDSRKVLALEPGTFPILPQGKKVHFSEPADVGASYEMWTRQQLRQIATGLGITYEQLTGDLTGVNYSSIRAGLLEFRRRVQQLQLEILIFQFCQPVAEAFLDAAVLSGILGIRDYYRNRRNYVKIQWRPDGWPWVDPVKDQLAEQMAVRNGFKSRAQVVAERGGDVETVDREIAEDNARADRFGLVYDSDPRYMTKSGVVQKAEETVLAATAQTE